From Rhinatrema bivittatum chromosome 5, aRhiBiv1.1, whole genome shotgun sequence, the proteins below share one genomic window:
- the FUT4 gene encoding alpha-(1,3)-fucosyltransferase 4: MDKSPSALRRCSPCRRNRCWRRLLAAGLTCTVLAVYACTPELPRLSALIRRRSPPEPRPVSVLVWWEPFGRWRRQGDCRLLFNISRCNVTEDRGEYGRAQAVLFHHRELLGEERGGLPAGARPAGQRWVWMNFESPSHTPWLEGLGGVFNWTMSYKVSSDIFLPYGYLRARAAEARAAVRLPRKSKLLAWVISNWNEEHARVRYYRRLARYLRVDVYGQAGLPLREDSVPRTVAPYKFYLAFENSQHEDYITEKLWRNALQAGAVPVVLGPSRANYERFIPRDAFIHVDDFSSPRKLARYLKFLDKNPPLYRRYFAWRKRYEVHVTSFWDEQFCAVCEAVRAAGEEVRTVPDLASWFED, translated from the coding sequence ATGGACAAGTCCCCGAGCGCCCTGCGGCGCTGCAGCCCGTGCCGGAGGAACCGCTGCTGGCGGCGGCTGCTGGCCGCCGGGCTCACCTGCACCGTGCTGGCCGTGTACGCCTGCACCCCGGAGCTACCCCGCCTCTCGGCGCTGATCCGGCGGCGCTCCCCGCCAGAGCCCCGGCCCGTCAGCGTCCTAGTCTGGTGGGAGCCCTTCGGCAGGTGGCGACGGCAGGGCGACTGCCGGCTGCTCTTCAACATCAGCCGCTGCAACGTGACGGAGGACCGCGGCGAGTACGGGCGGGCGCAGGCGGTGCTCTTCCACCACCGCGAGCTGCTGGGCGAGGAGCGCGGCGGGCTGCCGGCGGGGGCGCGGCCGGCCGGCCAGCGCTGGGTCTGGATGAACTTCGAGTCGCCCTCGCACACGCCCTGGCTGGAGGGGCTGGGCGGCGTCTTCAACTGGACCATGTCCTACAAAGTCAGCTCGGACATCTTCCTGCCCTACGGCTACCTGCGCGCCCGGGCGGCGGAGGCGCGGGCGGCCGTGCGCCTGCCCCGCAAGAGCAAGCTGCTGGCCTGGGTCATCAGCAACTGGAACGAGGAGCACGCGCGGGTGCGCTACTACCGGCGGCTGGCGCGCTACCTGCGCGTGGACGTGTACGGCCAGGCCGGGCTGCCGCTGCGCGAGGACAGCGTGCCGCGCACCGTCGCCCCCTACAAGTTCTACCTGGCCTTCGAGAACTCGCAGCACGAGGACTACATCACGGAGAAGCTCTGGCGCAACGCCCTGCAGGCGGGCGCCGTGCCGGTGGTGCTGGGGCCCAGCCGCGCCAACTACGAGCGCTTCATCCCGCGCGACGCCTTCATTCACGTGGACGACTTCTCCAGCCCGCGGAAGCTCGCCCGCTACCTGAAGTTCCTGGACAAGAACCCGCCGCTGTACCGGCGCTACTTCGCCTGGAGGAAGCGCTACGAGGTGCACGTCACCTCCTTCTGGGACGAGCAGTTCTGCGCCGTCTGCGAGGCGGTCAGGGCGGCGGGCGAGGAGGTCAGGACCGTGCCCGACCTGGCCAGCTGGTTTGAGGACTGA